A window of Mycolicibacterium fluoranthenivorans contains these coding sequences:
- a CDS encoding ParA family protein: MSDDGSLHLGIEPQPEVGLTGRPARDIPEPTPRSTHGPAKVIAMCNQKGGVGKTTSTINLGASLAEYGRRVLLVDLDPQGALSAGLGVPHYELEHTVHNLLIEPRVSIDQVLIKTRISGLDLVPSNIDLSAAEIQLVNEVGREQSLARALYPVLDRYDYVLIDCQPSLGLLTVNGLACADGVIIPTECEFFSLRGLALLTDTVDKVRDRLNPKLEISGILVTRYDPRTVNAREVMARVVERFGDLVFDTAIARTVRFPETSVAGEPITTWAPKSSGAQAYRSLAREVIYRFGV; this comes from the coding sequence ATGAGCGACGACGGCAGCCTCCACCTCGGTATCGAGCCGCAGCCCGAAGTGGGCCTCACCGGTCGCCCGGCCCGCGATATCCCCGAGCCGACCCCGCGCAGCACGCACGGTCCGGCCAAGGTGATCGCGATGTGCAACCAGAAGGGCGGCGTCGGCAAGACCACGTCGACCATCAATCTGGGTGCCAGCCTGGCCGAATACGGCCGGCGCGTGCTGTTGGTCGACCTGGATCCCCAGGGTGCGCTCTCCGCGGGGCTGGGCGTTCCGCACTACGAGCTGGAACACACGGTGCACAACCTGCTGATCGAACCGCGGGTGTCCATCGACCAGGTCCTCATCAAGACCCGGATCAGCGGCCTGGACCTGGTGCCCAGCAATATCGACCTGTCCGCCGCGGAGATTCAGCTGGTCAACGAGGTGGGCCGCGAGCAGTCGCTGGCCCGCGCGCTCTATCCGGTGCTGGACCGTTACGACTACGTGTTGATCGACTGCCAGCCGTCGCTGGGGCTGCTCACCGTCAACGGCCTGGCCTGCGCGGATGGGGTGATCATCCCCACCGAATGCGAGTTCTTCTCACTGCGCGGGCTGGCCCTGCTCACCGATACCGTCGACAAGGTTCGTGACCGGCTCAACCCCAAGCTCGAGATCAGCGGCATCCTGGTCACCCGCTACGACCCGCGCACGGTGAACGCGCGTGAGGTGATGGCCCGGGTGGTGGAACGCTTCGGTGATCTGGTCTTCGATACCGCCATCGCCCGCACCGTGCGGTTTCCAGAAACCAGTGTCGCCGGCGAGCCCATCACCACCTGGGCGCCGAAATCCAGTGGCGCCCAGGCGTATCGGTCGTTGGCTCGCGAGGTCATCTACCGGTTCGGCGTGTGA